Below is a window of Virgibacillus sp. NKC19-3 DNA.
AAAAAGAAAACACATTGACTATGATTGCCATAAAAGTAATTGGAGCCCTTTGATATAGGCAGCATAGTGTTTTTCATCATGAAGCCGAATAACTAAGAATACTTATGTAAACCTACCAACGGTTCCTATGTAGACGTTAACGTTTCTTCACTTAGGATTTGAAGGTATGGAGGGAACTTGCAGATTGGATGATGGATGAAAAATGAATGTGATGTAGATGTAGAAGATGAAAGGCTGCGTCTAGCATTACTTTCTCCACTATTTTTCGAACGATGAAAACTTTGTTTGTCATTAAAGATAGAATCGTATTTGTTAGTTTGACACGGAGTTATCGCGGGTATGATGCACGAGTCGTATTGAATAGATATTGTCTTACGTCTACAGTGCAATCATATCCGTGCTCCGTATATAACTCTTATCGAAAATCAGTGTTTATATAGATCTTTCATGCTTTTATTGGCTTTTCAAGCTGTGAAATTGAAGATTCTACTATTCTTTCCTTCATTTTGTACTGCCATTAAACAAGCTGGCTGTTTTTGTCCGCTTGAACCAACTGACCTCCCTCATCAAGAAATTTAATAATTCCTTCTGCAGCACGATATGCTAATGCACCAAGCGTACCAGTTGGGTTATACCCACTATTATGTGCGAAGGCGGACGCACCGACAACAAATAAATTATCCATATCCCACATTTGTGAATAATTATTTACCGCAGAGGTCTCAGGATCCCCTCCCATGATAACACCACCAGTATTATGGGTAGTTTGGTATGGGACAATATCGTAATGTTCGCTGATTTCATTTTCTTCCACAATGTCTGCGCCCATTTCATGTAAGATATCCGCAGCTTTTTCTGAAAGATATTTATGCAAGTTTCGATCTTGTTCGGTAAAATCGTATGTTAATTTCAACAAAGGATTGCCATATGCATCTTTATAGTTTTCATCCAGGCTTAAGTAATTATTACGATGTGGCATAGATGCCCCTTCGGCACTGACGGAAAGGGAACGGTTAAAATAGTGTAATGATTGCTCTTTAAATTCTTTGCCCCATTTTGGTGTATCTTTTGGAATTGGATTGCTTTCAATAGGTCGGCGTCCCGTTTGCGTAATAGATAAGGAACCTCCGTGAATAAAGTCCAAATCCGTGTGATCAAAATTGTTTCCATTGAAGTCATCAACCGTCGCTCCAAGAGAGCCTGCACCCATAAAGGTATTAAACTTTTCATTTTCAAAATAGCCATCCGCGCCTGCGGTAATTTGATAGCAATAATTTTTCCCGATAACGCCTTCTCCTGTTTCCGGATCATATGGTTCCCCGATTTCTGATTGCAGCAGTAAACGGGTATTATTTAATACGTAACTGGTTAAGACAACAACATCTGCTGGTTGTTCGAATTCTTCTCCGGTTTTTACATCGACATAACGGACACCGGTTGCCTTTCCATTCTCATGGAGCACCTCGACAACGTTAGAATCTGTCCGCAATTCAAAGTTGCCTGTTTTCATCGCAGTTGGAATAACGGTTACATTCGGGCTTGACTTCGCACCATATTCACAACCAAATCGTTCACAGAAACCACAATACTGACATGCATTGATTGTTTCGCCATCCGGATTCTCATACTGCTCGGATAAGTTTGCAGAAGGCATTTGAAAAGGATGAAGTTCTAAATTTTTCGCAGCCTCTTTAAATCGATCCAGAATAGGAGAGCTTTTCATTGGGCCTGTTGGATAGTCGTTTTCCCGAGGAGCCCCCAATGGATTCTCTTCTCCGCTAATACCTGCTGTTTGCTCAAACTTATAAAAATACGGTTCTAATTCATCATAAGTAATGCCCCAGTCTTGTAATGTATAATCTTCGCTAAGTTTGTCCTCTCCATATTCTTTATCCGTTTCTGATTTGATCTGAAAGTCATAGGGGAGGAACCGCCATGTCTGTCCGTTCCAGTGATCGCCAGCTCCGCCGACACCTTCTCCAGGAAGAAATGATCCTAATTGTCTCATTGGAAGCGCACGTTCATCTGGTTTATTTCTAAATGTCAATGTTTCTTTCGAAGTATCTTGCATCAGGCCGTAACGAACGGCGTATCGATATTCATCATGAATCATCTGAAAATCCTCTGTATCCCTGTCACTTCCTCGTTCTAGGCCAACTACATTTAATCCCTCTTTTGCTAATTCTGCGGCAATAATGCCACCAGTCCAGCCAACTCCGACTGTAACAGCATCTACTTTATCTAATTTTTTCACCATGTTAAAAACCTCCTCATAAGTACTACAAATGCTCGTTTAATGCACTTGGTTCTATTTCTTTAAAGTCGTCATCTTCAATTTCATTGATATAACTCATTTGACTGCCTGGGTACTCCTTCATTTTCCAACCTTCCATATCATCATTTCCGCCATATAAAGGATCAGAATAAGCACCTGCAAGTGTGGCAGTACGTAACATTTCGAAGAATTCAGAGGACGTAACGCCCTTTAATTCCACTTCATCAGCTTCAAATGACTGCAAAATCTCATCTTGCTGTTCTTCTTCCAAGTTTGTGAATGAATCATTGAAATTCGCTTCGCTTTCACGATCTAGTGCGCGAATTCCCTGCATAAAAATTTCATGCCGTTTCAATGCTGATTGGTATCCCTGAAAAGGTGTTCCAGTATAAAAGGGACCTTGCATATATTCGTTATCATTATTTCCATATGCTCCTGCCAATTGATGATCAATAAAATATGGAACACCAAGTTCTAGCGCTCCAGGCCCATTGTCATCCGTTGGGAATATGCGCTCAGTTGCTGCGCCAAGTGTATTAAAATCAGCTTGTCGTGTAAAATACATTAACGCTTGATTGAATTTTGTCTCTTGTGCAGGTGCTGTAGATGTTTGTTCTGTACCACCAAAATTAACTCCCAATAAGGAGCCTATCAAACCACCACCAACAACACCTCCTGCCACATATCCGGAATTTTTGACAAATTTTCTACGGGAAATTTTAGTGCCCTTAGATTCGTCAGCCATTTTATCCCTACCTTTCAAACTATAAAAATTGTATACCGAATCTCTATTCCACGTATTAAAAATATTAAACATGAATATATTACATAATTTTTATTTTTGTTGCAAGGGGTTCTAAAACGTGATGTTTTTAAACAATTTTTCTCCTTTCAAATTGGTGGTGAATGTCCATATTAATAGAATAAGAAGATGATGTGTAACTGGGACAAGGGACCTGTCCCCATAGCAGTAATAACCCCATTCTCACTGTAAAAATTAAAATTAAAAAAACTTTTGCTAAACGCTTGCATTTTGCTTAATAAAAGGGTAAAGTTGATAATAGCAAAAGGAAATTGGAGTTTGAATAATACTTTACGATCTCTTTATCAAAGTGGTGTAAAAGTATTTATTGATTCAATTATACTTTGCACGATATTTGTATAAGGAGGTCATTTACATGATGAATGGCACAGTAAAATGGTTTAATGCAGAAAAAGGTTTCGGTTTCATCGAGCGCGAAGATGGAGACGATGTATTCGTACACTTCTCTGCAATCAATGCGGAAGGTTTCAAAACACTGGAAGAAGGTCAAAGTGTTGAATTTGAAATCGTAGAAGGTAACCGTGGACCACAAGCAGCAAACGTTACTCGTCTATAATAGATGATATATAAAAAGCGTCTATCTCATTAATGGGGTAGACCTTTTTTATGTAAATGGAATGTTAACCGGAAAAGAAGTGGTTGACCAATCGTGCGGACTTTTGAAATGAACGGAATGTGAATATGTGGGATAATGGAAATAGAATTTCTGCTGCGAAAAGGTAGTGATTAATATGGATAAAAAAGAAGTGGAAGAACAAGTCATCGAAAATTACAAAAACGATGAAAAAATGATGATACTTGTTTACGCTCAGTGGTGTATTAATAATGATATTGATCCGCAAGTATTATACGAACAAGCTTATCCTGCTCAATTGAAGAATAATACACTGGCCGATGCGATGGAATTAACGGTTTCAAAAAAAGAATCCGAAAATATAGATGATCAGACAGTTTTACATGTACTTCAGCTTTTCGGAAATGATGATTTGGCTTTTGCAGTGCAGAGAGAAATAGAGAAACGGGAGAAACAATCGTAATTCTCCGTTTCTCGCAGTGCAATTGACTGTAAGCTCCCACTTTGAGGATGAGGAAATTCGTGGGAGATCGAACAGCCAGTAACGTCCCCGATTCGTTCCACTAGTATTTAGTGGAGGATGCAAAAAAATTCCCACTGTATAAAGTATCACTTTATCAAATCATTTATGCAAATAATTTAATCAATGCTTGCGTCCCGCTGTCATTTTCCCCTTGTTCAGCGAGTTCTTTATAAAGATCCAGGGAAAGTGAGAGTCCTGGAGTTGATAATCCCATCTCTTGAGCAGATTCCAGTGCAATTGTCATGTCTTTGATAAAATGCTTCACATAAAACCCTGGCGCATAATCCCCCTCAAGCATACGAGGTGCAAGTTTCGATAAAGAAAAACTGCTAGCAGCACCTGTTGCGATGCTATCAAGTACACGTGATGGGTCAAGTCCTGATTTTCTGGCGTAGGAGATCGCCTCACAGACGCCGACCATATTGGAAGCAATGGTAATTTGATTGGCTAATTTTGTGTGTTGACCAGCGCCCGCTCCACCTTGTCGAATAATATTTTCTCCAATAATATCAAATAAAGGCAATACGGAATCAAACGTCTCCTGGTCTCCACCTGCCATAATTGCAAGTGTCCCATTTTTGGCTCCAACGTCCCCACCCGAGACAGGCGCATCCATGGCATGTATATTTTTTTTCTGTGCTTGCTTATATATTTCTATTGCTAAAGAAGGCTTCGAAGTTGTCATATCAACGATATATGTTCCTGCTTTTGCATTTTCAAGTATGCCACCTTCACCAAAATATACTTCCTCTACATCAGATGGGTAGCCAACCATGGTAATAATGACGTCCGTCGTTTGAGCTAATTCAGCAATAGAAGCTTTCCAAGACGCACCGTTATCGAGTAAGTCCTTTGCTTTTTCCTTTGTCCGTGTGTAGACAGATATGGGGTATCCAGCGTTTTGTAAATGAACTGCCATGCTTTTGCCCATTACACCAGTACCTATGAAACCAATCTTTGCATTAATTGAAAGCATACAATCATCTCTCCTTTAAAATAGCCTTCCTTCATAATTTATTTCGACACGAATAACGCTAATTCCTTTATAACATAAATAATTTCTTTGTTCGAAGAAGAAGGATGACATTCCCGTTATTGCCATGATTTGGGGACTTAAGCAGAGAATCATTATACTACTTTTACACATAGTATAGGTAGCACGGTTAAATAATGAATGGAGGCTGATCGTAATGATTACAAGCGAACAACTTGCTCAGTGCAAAGCTGCATTATTGGAGAGACAAACGGAATTAATTGACCATGTGCAGGACCACTTCGGAAAAAAGCTTGAAATGACACAAGAGTCGGTAGGTGAATTGTCCAATTATGATAACCATCCGGGTGATATGGGAACAGAGATGTTCGAAAGAGGAAAGGATCTCGCGCTCAATGAACATGCAGAAACAGAATTAGAGGAAATCAATAAGTCCCTGCACGCGATTGCAGAGGGAACATATGGTATTTGCAGTAAATGTGGAGAAGATATCCCATTTGAACGGTTGGAAGCTCTCCCAACTGCAGATCGATGTATCACTCATGCGAATGATGCGAGTTTTGAACATAGCCGACCAGTAGAAGAAGAAGTATATAGTCCTAATATAAATCCGGATGAAGTAACAGATGAAGATCAGGTAGGTTATGATGCTGAAGATGCTTGGCAAGAGGTGAGTCGTTACGGTACATCTGAAACACCATCTGACTTCTATGGGGATAAAGATAATTATGATGAAATGTATCCAAATAGCGACGAAAATGTAGGAATAACGGAGGGTATAGAAGGATACGCAGCAGCAGATATAGATGGCAATTACGAAGGTGTCATTTGGACGCATCATAATTATGAGGATGAAGATGAATAAAGAATATCGTTTTCATTTTGCCCGTGATTTCTGTTTTGGGTAATTTATCCAAAAAGTCACTCCCCATGAAGCCTGTTCAGCTACTTATCCCGTTTTCTTTCTGAACTTCGCCAGAAGGAAACCCATAAAATCATGATTCCCAACAATAATAACAAACTTGCCACAAACAACCCTTCTATATAAAATGGCACAGCGGTCATATGCAACCATTCGGTTAGACCCTGGCCAAACAATAGGAGCGCATTTAACAGGAAGCCGGTAAAGAAAATAATTCCACCATACACGGTCTGCTTATTCGTTGCTAAAAGATCCTTCATTAAGTATAGAGTAAGGATAAATAAGCTGATAAAGCCAAGTAATGTTAAATGTAAATAACCAATGATAATGTTTCTTGAATCATAAATAAGTGGGACTAGAGATGGGATCAATAATCCTAACTCCATGGTACCTTTTAGGAATAATAAGAAAAACGTAACGGTCAGTGTTCCCATTGTGAAACCGGAATATGTAGTTTCAAGATCCTTTTTCGACTTGAAATAAGCGCTAATGACGCAAATAACGCCGATCCATTGACCAATCCCGCCGACCCCGGCAATAACCTCTGCGCCCAATCCTAATTCTTCTGCCCATAAAATAGATAGAAAATATCCTGGAAATAGTGCAATGAAATAAACCCAAAAGCCAATTTTAAGTGTAGATTCGGGTAATATAATATTTTTAGTACGAACGACGATGATGAATAAACCAATTAAAAATAAAAACAACCAGCCGTTATATTGAAAATGGAGATAAAAATAAATCGCCATATCATATAAAGGGCTTCCTTTCATCCCGGATGCCGAAATATAGGCAATTCCATAAGGCCCAAAGGAGGAGATGATCAATGAAATTAATCCTCCTTTTATAAACAAACCAGCTACTCTGGGTATTCGCAGTTGGGACTTCACCTGACGATAAATGAAGGAGGCGGCCCAGTATTCCACAAAAATATGCATGGTGGATAAAACAATGGAAAAGCTAGCATAACCTTGATAGAGAAATGCGACAAACATGAGAATTGTAACGATAAACAAGGTGATGGCAATCGTGATCGCTTCTTTTTGATGTTTGAATGTTTCCCAGTAGTGAACTAGGAAGACCATGAAAACGCCTAAAAAAGCCCATCCCAGTATGGCTAAATGGGAATGCCCGTGGAGGATATTGGAATAGGGGATTGTAAAATCAGGATAAAAGGGGAATACTCTCATCCATACACCGGATAAAGCAGTTATGGTTAAAAATATAAAGGTAAAATGGACGATATATCTTGGCATGTAGCATCAACTCACTTCTATAATTGTGTATGTACTGTTTATTATAGAGGTTTTTGTATGCTAATTAGTGCGAAACATCACAAAATATAAGAAAGATATGACAAAAAGGAGACAATATTGCAGGACTTATTCGACATAATAAAAAACCTAACCCCAAGTAAGGGTTAGGTTCATGGTAATCTAAATTCTGAGGTAGTACCTTTCTCATTACAATTCTGGTTGTTCTTCATCACCTTGCAGTTCAAGTTCTACTGTATGCTGTTCTCCGTCCCTATAGTATTCTATCTCAATAGTATCGCCAATCGCATTGTCATCAGAATAGAGATGTTGTCTTAAGTCTAAAATAGATGCTATTTCTTCACCATTGATTTTCGTAATGACGTCATATTGCTGTAAGCCAGCCTGATCTGCGGATGAATTTGCTTGCACATCTGCAACGACCATTCCTTCTGCTATATCATCTGGTAAGTTGATTTCACTCCGGTATTCTGGTGGTACTTGCTGTAAACTGGCTATCGTGATTCCAATAACCGGTCTTTCTATTTCTCCATCTGTTTCAAGTTGCTCCATGATCGGCAAGGCTTCATCAATTGGGATAGCAAATCCGATGCCTTCTACAGCTTGCTGTGCAATTTTCATAGAGTTGATGCCGACTACTTCTCCCTCACTAGTAACCAACGCGCCACCACTATTGCCGGGGTTAATAGCTGCATCTGTTTGAATAACTTCTGTCACCCAATCCGGTTGACCATCCTGCGTGGTATCCACGCCAACAGATCGGTCCAGGCCGCTAACAATTCCTTGTGTAACGGTGTTGGCAAACTCCTCACCGAGCGGATTTCCAATCGCTGCGACGGTTCCACCAACTTCCAAGTCACTGGATGAACCTAAATTAGCAACAGTATCTACACTCTCACCATCAATTTCTAAAACGGCTAAATCTGTTAAAGGGTCTGTACCCAACACTTCTGCAGGAACTTGTTCATCATCATGTATCCGGATTTCAACTTCTTCGGCATCTTGTATCACATGGTGATTGGTTACAACATATGCATTGCCGTCCTCTTTCTTATAGATGATGCCTGAACCAGTTCCAGCTTCATTTTCACTTTCTTCCCAGATATTTTGCTGCTGAAGATTAGTAACCCCGACAACAGCTTTAGATGCTTCCTCCATATTTGAAGCTGTTGATGCGTCATCTGTAGATAATGAATCTACAACTTCGGTTGATTGACTTTCGGAGGAGCCTGCGGTTTCCGAAGAAGTTTCGGCTGAATCATTAAGGTCGATGACGCCACTGGTAAATAACACGATAATAGCAACAGCCGAAATAAGCCCCCCAACAACTCCTCCAAGCAGAACACTCATACCGGATGTTTTGGTTTTTCTTTCAGGTGCGGGCACGTTAGATTGATTTCCTTCTGGAGGCTCCTCTTTCGTAACGTTTGTTGCTTCCTCGTTTTCAGTATCAGTTGCTCTCGTTTTGGCATCTACTGATTCTTCGTCCATGTTCGTTTGTTCTTCCTTATCCTTATCATTAACTGATTTGTTTTCTTCGTTATTATCCATTATAATATCACCCCAACTTCATTAAGTTTATACTTAGAATACCATCCCATTTTGGCGCAGATTCGGGACAAATATGGAAGAAATGTGTAAAATACCAAGGCTTCAGGGATCTTGGCCAATGGTGTCCTTTTTATTCTTACTTTTTAACATATCCTAATAGTAATCCATTCTTACTATTTTTATACCCGCAAATAATGATTATTAAACGAAAGGTTTATGATAAAATAGATGTACAAACTCTTATAGATATACTATTTACAATGGAAAGGTGTTTGCCTAATGAGTGATCATATTGGCGTTGTAGAAGATGACATGAATATACAAAATATCGTTTCCGCTTATTTAAAAAAAGAAGGTTTTGCAGTTACTATTCTGGATTCTGCAGAAGCGGCTTGGGAAGAGTGGGAAAGGAATCCACCGGACATGTGGATATTAGATATTATGCTACCGGGAATGGACGGATATGAATTTTGCAAAAAAATACGAAATGAAAGTGATATACCTATCATCATCATCTCAGCCAAGGATGAAGAGATTGATAAAATCCTCGGGCTTGAGCTTGGTGGGGACGATTATTTAACGAAGCCTTTCAGCCCGCGGGAATTGATTGCGCGCGTTAAACGGTTGTTTAAACGAGTACGTACGATGACAAAAGAGGAAGAAGCCCAACCTGATAAAGTTAAGGTGGACTATCTATTCATTCATAAAAATGATCGGCGTGTGTTTTGG
It encodes the following:
- a CDS encoding GMC family oxidoreductase; protein product: MVKKLDKVDAVTVGVGWTGGIIAAELAKEGLNVVGLERGSDRDTEDFQMIHDEYRYAVRYGLMQDTSKETLTFRNKPDERALPMRQLGSFLPGEGVGGAGDHWNGQTWRFLPYDFQIKSETDKEYGEDKLSEDYTLQDWGITYDELEPYFYKFEQTAGISGEENPLGAPRENDYPTGPMKSSPILDRFKEAAKNLELHPFQMPSANLSEQYENPDGETINACQYCGFCERFGCEYGAKSSPNVTVIPTAMKTGNFELRTDSNVVEVLHENGKATGVRYVDVKTGEEFEQPADVVVLTSYVLNNTRLLLQSEIGEPYDPETGEGVIGKNYCYQITAGADGYFENEKFNTFMGAGSLGATVDDFNGNNFDHTDLDFIHGGSLSITQTGRRPIESNPIPKDTPKWGKEFKEQSLHYFNRSLSVSAEGASMPHRNNYLSLDENYKDAYGNPLLKLTYDFTEQDRNLHKYLSEKAADILHEMGADIVEENEISEHYDIVPYQTTHNTGGVIMGGDPETSAVNNYSQMWDMDNLFVVGASAFAHNSGYNPTGTLGALAYRAAEGIIKFLDEGGQLVQADKNSQLV
- a CDS encoding gluconate 2-dehydrogenase subunit 3 family protein, yielding MADESKGTKISRRKFVKNSGYVAGGVVGGGLIGSLLGVNFGGTEQTSTAPAQETKFNQALMYFTRQADFNTLGAATERIFPTDDNGPGALELGVPYFIDHQLAGAYGNNDNEYMQGPFYTGTPFQGYQSALKRHEIFMQGIRALDRESEANFNDSFTNLEEEQQDEILQSFEADEVELKGVTSSEFFEMLRTATLAGAYSDPLYGGNDDMEGWKMKEYPGSQMSYINEIEDDDFKEIEPSALNEHL
- a CDS encoding cold shock domain-containing protein; translation: MMNGTVKWFNAEKGFGFIEREDGDDVFVHFSAINAEGFKTLEEGQSVEFEIVEGNRGPQAANVTRL
- a CDS encoding NAD(P)-dependent oxidoreductase → MLSINAKIGFIGTGVMGKSMAVHLQNAGYPISVYTRTKEKAKDLLDNGASWKASIAELAQTTDVIITMVGYPSDVEEVYFGEGGILENAKAGTYIVDMTTSKPSLAIEIYKQAQKKNIHAMDAPVSGGDVGAKNGTLAIMAGGDQETFDSVLPLFDIIGENIIRQGGAGAGQHTKLANQITIASNMVGVCEAISYARKSGLDPSRVLDSIATGAASSFSLSKLAPRMLEGDYAPGFYVKHFIKDMTIALESAQEMGLSTPGLSLSLDLYKELAEQGENDSGTQALIKLFA
- a CDS encoding TraR/DksA C4-type zinc finger protein, which gives rise to MITSEQLAQCKAALLERQTELIDHVQDHFGKKLEMTQESVGELSNYDNHPGDMGTEMFERGKDLALNEHAETELEEINKSLHAIAEGTYGICSKCGEDIPFERLEALPTADRCITHANDASFEHSRPVEEEVYSPNINPDEVTDEDQVGYDAEDAWQEVSRYGTSETPSDFYGDKDNYDEMYPNSDENVGITEGIEGYAAADIDGNYEGVIWTHHNYEDEDE
- a CDS encoding S1C family serine protease, whose protein sequence is MDNNEENKSVNDKDKEEQTNMDEESVDAKTRATDTENEEATNVTKEEPPEGNQSNVPAPERKTKTSGMSVLLGGVVGGLISAVAIIVLFTSGVIDLNDSAETSSETAGSSESQSTEVVDSLSTDDASTASNMEEASKAVVGVTNLQQQNIWEESENEAGTGSGIIYKKEDGNAYVVTNHHVIQDAEEVEIRIHDDEQVPAEVLGTDPLTDLAVLEIDGESVDTVANLGSSSDLEVGGTVAAIGNPLGEEFANTVTQGIVSGLDRSVGVDTTQDGQPDWVTEVIQTDAAINPGNSGGALVTSEGEVVGINSMKIAQQAVEGIGFAIPIDEALPIMEQLETDGEIERPVIGITIASLQQVPPEYRSEINLPDDIAEGMVVADVQANSSADQAGLQQYDVITKINGEEIASILDLRQHLYSDDNAIGDTIEIEYYRDGEQHTVELELQGDEEQPEL
- a CDS encoding response regulator transcription factor; amino-acid sequence: MSDHIGVVEDDMNIQNIVSAYLKKEGFAVTILDSAEAAWEEWERNPPDMWILDIMLPGMDGYEFCKKIRNESDIPIIIISAKDEEIDKILGLELGGDDYLTKPFSPRELIARVKRLFKRVRTMTKEEEAQPDKVKVDYLFIHKNDRRVFWDGVEQEVTTKEFDMLLLFAENPNRAFSREELLVKVWGDDYFGSDRAVDDLVKRIRKKFTTLQLETVWGYGYRLREEG